In one Dehalogenimonas formicexedens genomic region, the following are encoded:
- the dnaJ gene encoding molecular chaperone DnaJ: MATAKRDYYEVLGVVRTCTDDDLKKAFRKLAFQYHPDRNKEADAEAKFKEINEAYSVLSDANKRAAYDRFGHAGAAGGPFSGGTGGFEDFAGFGGLGEIFETFFGGMGGQGGQGPRRGSDLNYKLNITLEEASTGIEKEVNVQRIEACETCKGTGAKEGTTPTKCSECGGQGKVYQVQRSVFGRFTNVVTCPRCRGEGQIINDPCPTCKGSGRNRASRTIKVKIPPGIDNGNQIRISGAGNMGDRNGGAGDLYITPVVAAHKIFRRDGDNVVYELPLNFAQAALGVELDVPTLYGPSKLKVPAGTQSGKVLRVKGKGMPQVNRPSVFGDEWVEVKVVTPEKLNKKQKQLLEELGKSLGTPTDSTGEE, from the coding sequence GATTTGAAAAAAGCCTTCCGCAAACTTGCTTTCCAATATCACCCCGACCGCAATAAAGAAGCCGACGCAGAGGCCAAATTCAAGGAGATTAACGAGGCTTACTCGGTGCTTTCCGATGCCAACAAACGCGCTGCTTATGACCGCTTCGGCCATGCCGGGGCAGCGGGCGGACCGTTCAGCGGAGGTACTGGGGGTTTCGAGGACTTCGCGGGGTTCGGCGGACTGGGCGAGATTTTCGAGACCTTTTTCGGCGGCATGGGGGGCCAGGGCGGCCAGGGGCCGCGCCGCGGTTCCGACCTTAACTACAAGCTCAACATCACACTTGAAGAAGCCTCGACGGGCATCGAAAAAGAGGTCAACGTCCAGCGCATCGAGGCTTGCGAGACATGCAAGGGTACCGGCGCCAAGGAAGGGACCACGCCAACCAAGTGTTCCGAGTGTGGAGGACAGGGTAAAGTTTACCAGGTGCAGCGCAGCGTTTTCGGGCGTTTCACCAATGTCGTGACCTGTCCACGCTGCCGCGGCGAGGGTCAGATCATCAACGACCCATGTCCTACCTGCAAGGGTTCCGGCCGAAACCGGGCATCGAGGACCATCAAGGTCAAGATACCCCCGGGCATCGATAACGGCAACCAGATCAGGATCTCCGGGGCTGGCAACATGGGCGACCGGAACGGAGGCGCGGGTGATCTATACATCACTCCTGTGGTCGCCGCCCACAAGATCTTCCGGCGTGACGGCGATAACGTAGTTTACGAGCTGCCATTGAATTTCGCTCAGGCCGCCCTCGGTGTCGAGCTGGACGTGCCGACGTTGTACGGACCGTCGAAGTTGAAAGTACCGGCCGGTACTCAGAGTGGAAAGGTGCTGCGGGTCAAGGGCAAAGGCATGCCCCAGGTTAACCGGCCATCGGTTTTTGGCGATGAATGGGTTGAAGTCAAAGTAGTCACCCCCGAGAAGCTCAACAAGAAACAGAAGCAGCTCCTGGAAGAACTGGGAAAGAGTCTCGGCACGCCTACTGACTCAACCGGCGAAGAATAG